CTACATTATCTACTGACAGCATGTTCATCTCTTAATCTGCAGAGAAGCAACCAAGAATAATACCACTTTTCGAAAAGAACCAGGCATACATGTGTAATACGTACATAGAGTTTACCATAATATTGAATCccaattctaattttttttttaatgttactttctTTAAAACAAGTTTTCTATTAATATCTAGTTTTCTCAGCAGCTTGatgttttttaaatctatacatcccatttatataattaaattggaaGGCCTGTCACACATTATCAACATtatctgaaaacaaaatatatgatcAGTAAGTTACAGACAAAGACTATGGTTCCAGTTTCCTTCTTGTAAAAGTCACTCCATATTATCTTTTTAACAGTTACTACATGCAAAGAatagttatagtaaaatatagcAGAATTTCAAAATCGAAATGGCTGTGATCATATGTGAAAGGGCTGTTAAAAACAATGGTTAGAAAGTCGTATAAAAAAAAATGCTGTCACTCATCTTAAAACATATGGTCTGGTGTCGCTTTCGTTTGCTTCTCTGTTTCTGTGTATTCGTATTGTTCTGTCGCTGAAAATGGCGGCTTTAAAAGTCTTAAGTAGAAATGTTCCATATATTAGGCAACAATTTCTTGCACTTCTAGGAAATACAAGTGTTTTTGTGAAGTTCATAtgtattgttgttattttcaCATACATTCTATCATTTTCGGATGAAGCAATCCGAGTGATCAGTGTCACTCCAGGTTACCTGCTGCCTCCAGTGTTTTGGATATGGACAGCCTTTACTTACTGTTTTTTGGAAATTCATTTTTGGGAAGTCTGTGTTGATATCATCACCGTTGGACTTTGTGGTAAATTGATTGAGCCTTTGTGGGGTGCATTTGAAATGGTGACTTTCTTTGCTATTGTGAATGTTGGTGTAGCATTGCTAAGCTCAATCTTctacttatttttgtatatgtgtactttcaacaccgatttgtTATTTACCACACATATTCACGGGCTCTCTGGTTACATCGCTGGCATATCAGTAGCAGTAAAACAGATAATGCCTGATCATTTGATTGTGAAGACACCActtggtaaaataacaaatagaaaTGTTCCGatgttaattctttttatttacattttattgtggCTTGTTGGGTTTTGTGAAAGGACCAATCCAACAATGTTTGCCTCTGGACTGCTTGTAAGTTGGACTTACTTAAGATTTTACCAGTACCACACTAATGGCTCCAGAGGTGACATGGCAGATAATTTTACATTTGCAAGGTAGGTTTCCAAATCATTTCTATGTTGAATTAGCCTAGTTAACCTTGTGACACTATGAAATACTGTGATTTAGTCATTGTAAGCTATGGCAGTTGATCGACTGATTACCTCAGGCATCTGCTTGTCATTGGTCGTTCGATTTGCTGTGACGCATTCAATTTTCAATAttggaaatagtttttaaaataatattttattttggctgCAGCGTAATAATTGGTCACCATAACAATCGAATCATCaatatttctgattatctaaACTTCCAAAACTGAATTACAAATTCCGAGAtattcaaattacagtatagttcagcTGGACTTTCACCtaagaaaatgataaattattgattaataaacaacaatacaggccatgtttatttatttaatgtaacaaaaagtaaagtttagttactgtttagattttttttaagaataaacatgtttgacagcttgtgacacaaataaatTGTGTGTCCATCGCCAAATTGTACACATGGCCATTTCTCAAATACCATATAAATGATTTTgcttagtttgaatttattttgaacaaattattatttaatatattaaagagAGCTGGCAGTAATTAGTTGTAAATTACTATAGTTGAGAAAGGGTTCTTTGGTATTATCCAGTAGCCACTATTTGGATGAGTTTTCCTTATTGGGAACCAAAATAAACCTCACTACAGGGTTTTAGTACTTTCCTTGTTTCTTAATGAACCGAAAAATACTAGATGAGCAGCCCTTCAATTAGGCCTAGATAGATGAATCACCTgtcactttcaaataattaattgttgttttggtttttgttttcattgattgtcgtGCGCTTGgttaatttataatcataaataattatttttacctcAAACTGAAGAGGAAAgtgtactttggtattatccagagaaCACCATTTTGGaaagagtttttcttaccagagacctaaaaaaactaaattattagaaagaactGACTATTTGATTTACTGTGAAAATGGTATGTTATTATaatgatcggttcttgttttctgccttccAAAATTAAGCAATGTCGGTGAGGAAATAGCCATTCTGTACCTATCTACTGTTTGTTACCAAGTATtgattattgttgtttgttattatgttatcgACCAACGTGATGTGACGTCAGACAAGTTGGACGACCTGGGACATGaatctgaggttgggaaagtaccaatcggaaatgcctcctggccatcagtgcgggcttttTAACACTGCAATTTATTTTGGTTCCCGATAAGGAAACCTTTTGGTTTGGTAATGCAAGTTTAATCTGATCCTGATTacaaaatgtatcatatttaatattgtttgttccAGCTTCTTCCCGAATGTTCTACAACCACCAATAAGTGTGGTTAGCAACACAATCTATGTAGGACTGGTACGCATTGGACTGTGCCGTAAAACTGTTAGGAAGTTTGATCTAGCGGCTGCTCCTACAGGTGTAACTGTAACTCTGCCCGGAAACGACCCCCAAGACATGGAGAGAAGGaggtaaagtaatattttgttattactactACAGTTCATGAAAAACTGTTGTATGTGATCACAGAAAGTGAATATGTAAGTTTTCTTGTAATGAGTAGCCTAACTGACTGTTATGATATTGtcaaacttattatttatagtgTACATGTACAATCCCacattaattatgttaaaaactaatttagaggtCATTGATACACTGTATCAGAGGAAACACGTGGAGACTGTATCACATAGTGGGAGGGAACAGCAGTATATTCTGAGAGAATGTCAGCTTCCTCCTGACATTAGTTTTagattaaagtaataacattttctgACAGAGATATACTTTTATTCTATACAATAACTTAAATGTTCATTCTCATTTTTACATTGGGTTATAGGATTTGTATCGGAGTACAGTAAATCTCAGATTATCGGAAACCAGTTAAAAAGTAACGAAATAAGTTCCACTAGCCTGCAACAAATAATTTGAGCtcagtatattttattgtttatgtaatataatttaatattgggtact
The Homalodisca vitripennis isolate AUS2020 chromosome 1, UT_GWSS_2.1, whole genome shotgun sequence DNA segment above includes these coding regions:
- the LOC124357180 gene encoding transmembrane protein 115, whose amino-acid sequence is MAALKVLSRNVPYIRQQFLALLGNTSVFVKFICIVVIFTYILSFSDEAIRVISVTPGYLLPPVFWIWTAFTYCFLEIHFWEVCVDIITVGLCGKLIEPLWGAFEMVTFFAIVNVGVALLSSIFYLFLYMCTFNTDLLFTTHIHGLSGYIAGISVAVKQIMPDHLIVKTPLGKITNRNVPMLILFIYILLWLVGFCERTNPTMFASGLLVSWTYLRFYQYHTNGSRGDMADNFTFASFFPNVLQPPISVVSNTIYVGLVRIGLCRKTVRKFDLAAAPTGVTVTLPGNDPQDMERRRQIALKALSERLSKVEHPQVKSPRNKGDAAISIPVVPLPTTPLIPPVPVTTINMDPVTPTSPTT